In one Tessaracoccus palaemonis genomic region, the following are encoded:
- a CDS encoding ABC transporter substrate-binding protein — translation MRHTRRLVGLVVALMLTITAAACSRPDSQEEAGRVLNIGATAEPVGMDMITTSGAAIPFVLLYNVYETLVKLDADGNIRPLLASEWTDSADGTVYTFTLQPDAKFASGAPVDADAVVASFERARSDAATEQIRSQWDVVDTIEATDAHTVTVTLRTPSNRWLYDLTGSAGIISDPTATDLATTPAGSGPYQFASWEQGSHVELTANDAYWGTAARFDDVFFRFYSDSNAMTTAMLSSQLDIISNLPVPTAVDQFADTSRFTVYEGSSQGEVVLGFNQENKALSDLKVRQAINHAIDRQALMDSVWGGKGQLIGSMVPPTDPWFEDLSDTYAYDPEAARALLKEAGYEDGLSITLSVPTLPYGPTSGRFIVAQLAEVGITVKLEELEWARWLDLVYTKHDYDMTIVAHVEPRDMRAFATEGNYWNYDNEQFNELLRQADEGTVEDQTTKLKEAARVLADDAAADWLFLLPNIVIATTDISGIQANQVSMSFDLTTLAARN, via the coding sequence ATGCGCCATACCCGACGACTGGTCGGCCTGGTGGTCGCGCTCATGCTGACCATCACCGCAGCAGCCTGCTCGAGGCCGGACTCGCAGGAGGAGGCCGGGCGCGTCCTGAACATCGGCGCCACCGCCGAGCCGGTCGGGATGGACATGATCACCACGTCCGGCGCGGCGATCCCCTTCGTGCTGCTCTACAACGTCTATGAGACGCTGGTGAAGCTCGACGCCGACGGCAACATCAGGCCGCTGCTGGCCTCCGAATGGACGGACTCAGCCGACGGCACCGTGTACACCTTCACGCTTCAGCCCGACGCGAAGTTCGCCTCTGGCGCACCCGTCGACGCCGACGCCGTGGTCGCCAGCTTCGAACGGGCGCGCAGCGACGCGGCCACCGAGCAGATCCGCAGCCAGTGGGACGTCGTCGACACGATCGAGGCCACAGACGCCCACACCGTCACGGTTACGCTGAGGACGCCGTCGAACCGCTGGCTCTACGACCTGACGGGCTCGGCAGGCATCATCTCCGACCCGACGGCGACCGACCTCGCGACGACGCCGGCGGGCTCCGGCCCCTACCAGTTCGCGTCCTGGGAGCAGGGCTCGCACGTCGAGCTGACCGCCAACGACGCCTACTGGGGCACCGCCGCGCGCTTCGACGACGTGTTCTTCCGCTTCTACAGCGACTCCAACGCCATGACCACCGCCATGCTCAGCTCGCAGCTGGACATCATCTCCAACCTGCCGGTGCCCACCGCCGTCGACCAGTTCGCCGACACGTCGAGGTTCACGGTCTACGAGGGCAGCAGCCAGGGCGAGGTCGTGCTCGGCTTCAACCAGGAGAACAAGGCGCTGAGCGATCTCAAGGTGCGCCAGGCCATCAACCACGCCATCGACCGCCAGGCACTGATGGACTCCGTGTGGGGCGGCAAGGGCCAGCTGATCGGCTCGATGGTGCCCCCGACCGACCCGTGGTTCGAGGACCTGTCCGATACCTACGCCTACGACCCGGAGGCTGCCAGGGCGCTGCTGAAGGAGGCGGGCTACGAGGACGGCCTCAGCATCACGCTCAGCGTCCCGACGCTGCCCTACGGCCCGACGTCGGGTCGGTTCATCGTCGCGCAGCTGGCCGAGGTCGGCATCACGGTCAAGCTGGAGGAGCTCGAGTGGGCCCGCTGGCTCGACCTCGTCTACACCAAGCACGACTACGACATGACGATCGTGGCCCACGTCGAGCCACGCGACATGCGCGCGTTTGCCACCGAGGGCAACTACTGGAACTACGACAACGAGCAGTTCAACGAACTCCTGAGGCAGGCCGACGAGGGCACCGTCGAGGACCAGACGACCAAGCTGAAGGAGGCGGCCCGGGTGCTCGCCGACGACGCCGCCGCCGACTGGCTGTTCCTGCTGCCCAACATCGTGATCGCCACCACCGACATCTCCGGGATCCAGGCGAACCAGGTGTCCATGTCGTTCGACCTGACCACATTGGCTGCGAGGAACTGA
- a CDS encoding ABC transporter ATP-binding protein, translating into MSLLEATKLTRNFGGLTAVYEADLHIDSGELIGLIGPNGAGKTTLFNLLTGVYPPSSGTITLTIDGKTEDIGGRKPYRICAAGIGRTFQNIRLFKDLTVLDNVATALQQNRPYPLVSALFHIPPFGATERRIRSESLELLEVMGLAGKADELARNLSYGEQRHLEIARALATHPSLLLLDEPAAGMNPFETAELTALIAKLRADFGLTVLLIEHDMSLVMKICERIYVLDHGIVIASGTPDEVRNNPKVIEAYLGGEEVGNA; encoded by the coding sequence ATGAGCCTGCTCGAGGCGACCAAGCTCACCCGCAACTTCGGCGGCCTGACGGCCGTCTACGAGGCCGACCTGCACATCGACAGCGGCGAACTGATCGGACTGATCGGGCCGAACGGCGCGGGCAAGACGACGCTGTTCAACCTCCTCACCGGCGTCTACCCGCCGTCGTCGGGCACCATCACCCTGACGATCGACGGGAAGACCGAGGACATCGGCGGGCGCAAGCCCTACCGGATCTGCGCGGCCGGCATCGGCCGCACCTTCCAGAACATCCGCCTGTTCAAGGACCTGACCGTCCTCGACAACGTGGCCACCGCGTTGCAGCAGAACCGGCCGTACCCGCTGGTCTCCGCGCTGTTCCACATCCCGCCCTTCGGCGCCACCGAACGGCGCATCCGGTCCGAGTCCCTCGAACTGCTCGAGGTGATGGGGCTGGCCGGCAAGGCCGACGAGTTGGCCCGCAACCTCTCCTACGGCGAGCAGCGCCACCTGGAGATCGCCCGCGCGCTGGCCACCCACCCGTCGCTGCTGCTGCTGGACGAGCCCGCCGCCGGCATGAACCCGTTCGAGACCGCAGAACTGACGGCGCTGATCGCGAAGCTGCGCGCCGACTTCGGGCTGACCGTCCTGCTCATCGAGCACGACATGAGCCTGGTGATGAAGATCTGCGAGCGCATCTACGTCCTCGACCACGGCATCGTCATCGCGTCCGGCACCCCCGACGAGGTCCGCAACAACCCGAAGGTCATCGAGGCCTACCTCGGTGGAGAGGAAGTCGGCAATGCTTGA
- a CDS encoding ABC transporter permease, with protein MRRASLYIGITCISLVILLAVAGLIWTPYDPTAVSTERLLPPGWPHVLGTDGFGSDVLSRIMSGARICLLVGMLSVTGAAIIGVPLGVFAGMTRGWVSEIPSRLADILYGFPALLLAILFAAAVGGSTWTAMLAISVATIPAFVRIARAATLQVMSQAYIEAARLSGTPTLSIAWRHVLPNIAPVLGVQASVSFGIAILAEAGLSYLGLGSGADQPTWGRMLREAQDYLFNAPELALWPGLAIAVATLGFNLLGDGLRDLLDPKLREVA; from the coding sequence ATGAGACGCGCCTCGCTCTACATCGGGATCACCTGCATCTCGCTGGTCATCCTGCTCGCCGTTGCCGGCCTGATCTGGACCCCGTACGACCCGACGGCCGTGAGCACCGAGCGCCTGCTTCCCCCGGGCTGGCCGCACGTGCTCGGCACCGACGGCTTCGGGTCCGATGTGCTCTCGAGGATCATGAGCGGCGCCCGGATCTGCCTGCTCGTCGGCATGCTGTCGGTCACCGGGGCAGCGATCATCGGTGTGCCTCTCGGGGTTTTCGCCGGCATGACAAGGGGCTGGGTCAGCGAGATCCCCTCGCGGCTGGCGGACATCCTCTACGGCTTCCCTGCGCTGCTGCTCGCGATCCTGTTCGCGGCCGCGGTGGGTGGATCGACGTGGACGGCGATGCTCGCCATCAGCGTCGCCACCATCCCGGCCTTCGTGCGGATCGCCCGCGCCGCGACCCTCCAGGTGATGAGCCAGGCCTACATCGAGGCCGCCAGGCTGTCCGGCACGCCGACGCTCAGCATTGCGTGGCGCCACGTGCTGCCCAACATCGCCCCGGTGCTCGGGGTGCAGGCGTCGGTGAGCTTCGGCATCGCGATCCTCGCGGAGGCCGGGCTGAGCTACCTGGGCCTGGGCTCCGGCGCCGACCAGCCCACCTGGGGCCGCATGCTGCGTGAGGCCCAGGACTATCTCTTCAACGCCCCCGAGTTGGCGCTCTGGCCCGGCCTGGCGATCGCGGTGGCCACGCTCGGCTTCAACCTGCTCGGCGACGGGCTGCGCGACCTGCTCGACCCCAAGCTCCGGGAGGTCGCGTGA
- a CDS encoding ABC transporter ATP-binding protein, with protein MLEVRDLQVHFGVINAIKGISFDVPAGEIVTLIGANGAGKTTTLRTLSGIKKPTAGTITLDGLDITGLSAQDRVRRGMSHVPEGRRIFPDMTVMENLELGAFLRRDVVQSDLDEIFTRFPILAERRRQLAGTLSGGEQQMLAMGRALMAKPKMLLLDEPSMGLAPLLVQEIFDIIISINQAGTTVLLVEQNANIALQIAHHAYVMETGSIVLSGEAKALAQTDEVKRAYLGG; from the coding sequence ATGCTTGAGGTGCGTGACCTGCAGGTCCACTTCGGCGTCATCAACGCCATCAAGGGCATCTCCTTCGACGTCCCCGCGGGTGAGATCGTGACGCTGATCGGTGCCAACGGCGCGGGCAAGACGACGACGCTGCGGACGTTGTCGGGTATCAAGAAGCCCACCGCAGGCACCATCACGCTCGACGGGCTGGACATCACGGGCCTGTCCGCCCAGGACAGGGTCCGCCGCGGGATGTCGCACGTGCCCGAGGGACGCCGGATCTTCCCCGACATGACGGTGATGGAGAACCTCGAGCTCGGCGCGTTCCTCCGCAGGGACGTCGTGCAGTCCGACCTCGACGAGATCTTCACCCGCTTCCCGATCCTCGCGGAGCGACGCCGTCAGCTGGCCGGCACCCTCTCGGGTGGCGAGCAGCAGATGCTCGCCATGGGCAGGGCGCTGATGGCCAAGCCGAAGATGCTGCTCCTCGACGAGCCGTCGATGGGACTCGCGCCGCTGCTGGTGCAGGAGATCTTCGACATCATCATCTCCATCAACCAGGCGGGTACCACCGTCCTGCTCGTCGAGCAGAACGCCAACATCGCGCTGCAGATCGCCCACCATGCCTACGTCATGGAGACCGGCTCGATAGTGTTGTCCGGAGAGGCGAAGGCCCTCGCGCAGACCGACGAGGTCAAGCGCGCGTATCTCGGAGGCTGA
- a CDS encoding ABC transporter permease, with product MTTLRRVAVRLAWLVASLLLASLLIFAATNALPGDIAQIVLGTNASAGEADALREQLGLNRPFLARYGEWLLGALHFDFGTSYISGRAVAPLIASRFEVSFWLIAFGMLLAIVMAVPVGAYAAVRRRHADGAAVSALSQVGLAVPAFWAGIWLVIIFAVKLQWLPSGGYVSYWDSLGQWAVHLVLPVLSLAIVQASVISRYVRSSVIEVTGEDYFRTARAVGWSRSGALWRHGLRNIAISLLTVIGLQLATLLVGAIIIEQVFVLPGLGSLLLQAVGQRDLAVVQAVVLLLVWAVLLINFLVDVAYQVVDPRLRRTAEASA from the coding sequence GTGACCACGCTTCGTCGCGTGGCGGTCCGCCTCGCGTGGCTCGTGGCGTCGCTGCTGCTCGCCTCGCTGCTCATCTTCGCGGCCACCAATGCGCTGCCCGGCGACATCGCCCAGATCGTGCTGGGCACCAACGCGTCGGCGGGGGAGGCCGACGCGCTGCGCGAGCAGCTCGGGCTCAACCGCCCCTTCCTGGCCCGCTACGGCGAATGGCTGCTCGGCGCCCTGCACTTCGACTTCGGCACGTCGTACATCTCCGGCCGCGCCGTGGCCCCGCTGATCGCCTCGCGCTTCGAGGTGTCGTTCTGGCTGATTGCCTTCGGCATGCTCCTCGCGATCGTCATGGCCGTGCCCGTGGGCGCCTACGCGGCCGTCCGACGGCGGCACGCCGACGGGGCGGCCGTCTCGGCGCTCAGCCAGGTCGGCCTCGCGGTCCCGGCGTTCTGGGCCGGCATCTGGCTGGTGATCATCTTTGCGGTCAAGCTGCAGTGGCTCCCGTCCGGCGGCTACGTGTCCTACTGGGACTCCCTCGGCCAGTGGGCCGTGCACCTCGTGCTGCCCGTGCTGTCGCTGGCGATCGTCCAGGCCTCCGTCATCTCCCGGTACGTCCGAAGCTCGGTCATCGAGGTCACCGGCGAGGACTACTTCCGCACCGCACGCGCCGTCGGCTGGTCCCGCTCCGGCGCGCTGTGGCGCCATGGGCTGCGCAACATCGCCATCTCGCTGCTGACCGTGATCGGCCTCCAGCTGGCCACATTGCTGGTGGGCGCGATCATCATCGAGCAGGTCTTCGTGCTGCCAGGGCTCGGGTCCCTGCTTCTGCAGGCGGTCGGCCAACGGGACCTCGCGGTCGTGCAGGCGGTCGTGCTGCTGCTCGTCTGGGCCGTGCTGTTGATCAACTTCCTGGTCGACGTCGCCTACCAGGTCGTCGATCCCCGGCTCCGGCGCACCGCGGAGGCGTCGGCATGA
- a CDS encoding FUSC family protein, with translation MSTPERNPLWQSTGRSIVRASLRAFDASERTAKAGWASQVRRVGRWRAWLFMIVQISVAAGISWGFSRYVLGHEAPFLATVAAIICLGFSFGQRLGRVVEVAIGVTVGVFCGDLFVHFFGTGVWQIMLVIFVAMSIATWLGARTIMVTQAAVQAATVLTVYPGINAGLARWQDALVGCTVALLFATVAPTTPIDRPRMLAAKVLHGAAGTLRSIVAALRDTDATAADGALEQARASEAELSALLTASNEGVSVVRTSPFLRRHRTAVLQVADLVVPLDRFIRNLRVMARRAAVAVYRDEAIPAAYLELIEELAQVTDECAAELFARRTPESQRPALGDLGEKTSHLDLGAGLSTTVLLAQLRSMIVDLLELTGVPYTDARTSVPDME, from the coding sequence GTGAGCACACCCGAGCGCAATCCCCTCTGGCAGTCGACGGGCCGCAGCATCGTCCGAGCCTCCCTGCGGGCCTTCGACGCGTCGGAGCGCACGGCAAAGGCCGGCTGGGCCTCGCAGGTGCGCCGGGTCGGGCGATGGCGCGCGTGGCTGTTCATGATCGTCCAGATCTCCGTGGCCGCAGGCATCTCCTGGGGGTTCTCCAGATATGTGCTGGGCCACGAGGCCCCGTTCCTGGCCACTGTCGCGGCGATCATCTGCCTCGGCTTCTCCTTCGGCCAGCGTCTCGGGCGCGTGGTCGAGGTCGCGATCGGCGTCACGGTCGGTGTGTTCTGCGGGGATCTCTTCGTGCATTTCTTCGGCACCGGCGTGTGGCAGATCATGCTCGTGATCTTCGTCGCGATGTCCATCGCGACGTGGCTCGGGGCCCGGACGATCATGGTCACGCAGGCGGCGGTGCAGGCCGCGACGGTGCTCACCGTGTACCCCGGCATCAACGCCGGTCTGGCCCGTTGGCAGGACGCGCTTGTCGGCTGCACCGTCGCGCTGCTGTTCGCGACCGTCGCGCCGACGACCCCCATCGACCGGCCGCGCATGCTCGCGGCGAAGGTGCTGCACGGGGCCGCGGGCACGCTCCGTTCGATCGTCGCGGCCCTGCGGGACACCGATGCCACCGCCGCCGACGGGGCCCTCGAGCAGGCCCGCGCCTCGGAGGCCGAGCTGTCGGCCCTGCTGACCGCGTCGAACGAGGGGGTCTCGGTGGTGCGCACCTCGCCCTTCCTGCGCCGCCATCGCACGGCAGTCCTGCAGGTGGCCGACCTGGTGGTGCCGCTGGACCGCTTCATCCGGAATCTGCGCGTCATGGCCCGCCGGGCCGCCGTGGCGGTGTACCGCGACGAGGCGATCCCCGCCGCCTACCTCGAGCTCATCGAGGAGCTGGCCCAGGTGACCGACGAGTGCGCGGCGGAGCTGTTCGCGCGCCGGACGCCGGAGTCGCAGCGCCCGGCACTGGGCGACCTCGGAGAGAAGACGTCGCACCTCGATCTCGGCGCCGGCCTGTCGACGACGGTCCTGCTCGCCCAGCTGCGCTCCATGATCGTCGACCTGCTGGAGCTGACGGGAGTCCCCTACACCGACGCGCGCACGAGCGTGCCCGACATGGAGTGA
- a CDS encoding CBS and ACT domain-containing protein, with translation MLVKTRMTATPFTVTSATKIPEALEVMTSNGVRHLPVVDEGRVTGVISKNDIAAASPSKATTLSAQEATYLIAKLTVGKVMSRPAITIGPDTLLEEAAVLMRDEKIEILPVVADGALVGVITESDLLDAYIDILGFRDPGTRLTIEAKDEPGVLSLLTGITAKHQANISHLAVHRGQLDHSIVVVGLNTPNTAAIEEELTSAGMRILRKLVNPRHP, from the coding sequence ATGCTCGTCAAGACGCGGATGACCGCCACTCCCTTCACGGTGACGTCGGCGACGAAGATCCCGGAGGCGCTGGAGGTGATGACGTCCAACGGCGTGCGCCACCTGCCGGTGGTGGATGAGGGACGTGTCACCGGCGTCATCTCGAAGAACGACATCGCGGCGGCCTCACCGTCGAAGGCGACCACGCTCAGCGCGCAGGAGGCCACCTACCTCATCGCGAAGCTCACCGTCGGCAAGGTCATGAGCAGACCGGCGATCACCATCGGCCCCGACACCCTCCTGGAGGAGGCAGCGGTGCTGATGCGCGACGAGAAGATCGAGATCCTGCCCGTCGTGGCGGACGGCGCGCTGGTCGGCGTCATCACGGAGTCCGACCTGCTCGACGCCTACATCGACATCCTCGGTTTCCGGGACCCCGGGACCCGGCTCACGATCGAGGCGAAGGACGAGCCCGGGGTCCTGTCGCTCCTGACCGGCATCACGGCCAAGCACCAGGCCAACATCTCGCACCTCGCAGTGCACCGCGGCCAACTCGACCACAGCATTGTCGTGGTTGGCCTCAACACGCCCAACACCGCCGCGATCGAGGAGGAGCTCACGTCGGCCGGCATGCGCATCCTCCGCAAGCTGGTCAACCCGCGACACCCCTGA
- a CDS encoding ABC transporter ATP-binding protein yields the protein MSLVELRGASVTFHRGGRPFVALRPTDLVVEPGERLGIVGGSGSGKTTLARLILGLQHPAGGDVLFQGRSIVGLRERDRGWLRASASMVFQDPNSSLNPRMRLADIIGEPLRSPVLRGRGDVPEPTRENLEAAVRGVGLDVAMLERFPHQLSGGQRQRAAIARALISDPLMLVADEPVSALDVSVRAQVLNLLTTQVRERSLALILVSHDLAVVRHQCQRLIVVQDGVVVEQGGVQAVLDDPRHPYTRDLIDASLSL from the coding sequence ATGAGCCTTGTCGAGCTCCGCGGGGCGAGCGTGACCTTCCACCGCGGCGGGCGGCCGTTCGTCGCGCTGCGACCCACCGACCTCGTGGTGGAACCCGGGGAGCGGTTGGGGATCGTGGGCGGGTCGGGGTCGGGGAAGACCACTCTGGCCCGGCTGATCCTCGGCCTCCAGCACCCGGCTGGGGGAGACGTGCTGTTCCAGGGCCGCTCCATCGTCGGCCTGAGGGAGCGCGACCGTGGGTGGTTGAGGGCCTCGGCCTCCATGGTGTTCCAGGACCCTAACTCGTCGCTGAACCCGCGCATGAGGCTTGCCGACATCATCGGCGAGCCGCTGCGCTCGCCCGTGCTGCGCGGCCGCGGGGACGTCCCCGAGCCGACGAGGGAGAACCTCGAGGCGGCCGTGCGCGGGGTGGGGCTCGACGTCGCCATGCTGGAGCGATTCCCGCATCAGCTGTCCGGCGGGCAACGGCAGCGCGCCGCCATCGCGCGGGCGCTGATCTCCGACCCGCTGATGCTGGTTGCCGACGAGCCCGTCTCCGCCCTGGATGTCTCGGTCCGGGCGCAGGTGCTGAACCTGCTCACCACCCAGGTGCGTGAACGATCGCTCGCGCTGATCCTGGTCAGCCACGACCTGGCCGTCGTGCGGCACCAGTGCCAGCGGCTGATCGTCGTACAGGACGGCGTCGTCGTGGAGCAGGGGGGCGTGCAGGCCGTGCTCGACGACCCTCGTCATCCCTACACGCGCGATCTGATCGACGCGTCCCTGTCCCTGTGA
- the serA gene encoding phosphoglycerate dehydrogenase, which translates to MKALLLENIHSDAVKTLTARGFEVVTHTGAMNEDELISALQDVDYLGIRSRSFVTRRVLDNAPGLKGVGAFCIGTNQIDLDAATEKGVAVFNAPYSNTRSVVELAICEIIAMARHLTDRNRDMHAGVWNKSAAGSHEVRGRTLGIVGYGNIGSQLSVVAESLGMRVYFYDVADRLALGNAQRVDSLEELLGVAETISLHVDGRAENKGMFGAEQFAQMRPRALFLNLCRGPVVDLDALHDNLVSGKVAGAALDVYPSEPKTKDEPFISRLQNLPNVILTPHIGGSTQEAQVDIGRYVAGKLADYEDLGSTSMAVNLPDVTAGLKPAARVVHLHHNVPGVLARLNSVLAEYNMNIGSQTLSTKGQVGYAVTDVHGDNIDGLLHRLEQLPETIRVRVL; encoded by the coding sequence GTGAAGGCACTGCTACTCGAGAACATCCACTCCGACGCCGTCAAGACCCTCACCGCCCGCGGTTTCGAGGTGGTCACCCACACCGGGGCGATGAACGAGGACGAGCTGATCTCCGCGTTGCAGGACGTGGACTACCTCGGCATCCGATCGCGCAGCTTCGTGACGCGTCGGGTGCTCGACAATGCGCCCGGCCTCAAAGGGGTGGGTGCCTTCTGCATCGGGACGAACCAGATCGACCTCGACGCCGCCACCGAGAAGGGCGTCGCGGTCTTCAACGCCCCCTACTCCAACACCCGCTCGGTCGTCGAGCTCGCGATCTGCGAGATCATCGCCATGGCCCGCCACCTGACCGACCGGAACCGTGACATGCACGCCGGCGTCTGGAACAAGTCGGCGGCCGGCTCGCACGAGGTCCGCGGCCGCACGCTGGGCATCGTCGGATACGGCAACATCGGCTCCCAGCTGTCGGTGGTGGCAGAGTCGCTCGGCATGCGCGTCTACTTCTACGACGTTGCCGACCGCCTCGCGCTCGGCAACGCGCAACGCGTCGACTCGCTCGAGGAGCTGCTCGGCGTCGCCGAGACCATCTCGCTGCACGTCGACGGCCGGGCCGAGAACAAGGGCATGTTCGGCGCGGAGCAGTTCGCGCAGATGCGCCCCCGTGCGCTGTTCCTCAACCTGTGCCGCGGACCCGTGGTCGACCTCGACGCGCTCCACGACAACCTCGTCAGCGGCAAGGTGGCGGGCGCCGCCCTGGACGTGTACCCGTCGGAACCCAAGACGAAGGACGAACCCTTCATCTCGCGCCTGCAGAACCTGCCCAACGTTATCCTGACGCCCCACATCGGCGGTTCGACGCAGGAGGCCCAGGTCGACATCGGCCGTTACGTTGCCGGCAAGCTGGCCGACTACGAGGACCTCGGTTCGACCTCGATGGCCGTCAACCTGCCCGACGTCACAGCCGGCCTCAAGCCCGCCGCCCGCGTCGTGCACCTGCACCACAACGTGCCCGGAGTGCTGGCCCGCCTCAACTCGGTGCTGGCCGAGTACAACATGAACATCGGCTCGCAGACGCTGTCGACCAAGGGCCAGGTCGGCTACGCGGTCACCGACGTCCACGGGGACAACATCGACGGCCTGCTGCACCGACTGGAGCAGCTGCCGGAGACCATCCGCGTCCGCGTCCTCTGA
- a CDS encoding ABC transporter ATP-binding protein, which yields MSYLEVDDLTISFGRRNIVAVDGVSFSLQRTERLGIIGQSGSGKSVTALAIMGLLPEHAHVSGSIRLEGTELIGMPERELRHLRGNELSMVFQEPMTALDPTMRVGRQIGEVVALHHGEHHGSIRGEVIEWLGRVGIRQPERIADSYPHELSGGQRQRALIAMALANRPGLVICDEPTTALDVLVQRQILALLRDELADRASIFVSHDLAVVREVCPRVAVMLGGRIVETGDIEALIEDPQHPYTRGLIASARIDRVAPGDRLPSVADYYRPEEQA from the coding sequence GTGAGCTACCTCGAGGTCGACGACCTCACCATCTCGTTCGGCCGCCGCAACATCGTCGCCGTCGACGGCGTGTCCTTCTCCCTGCAGCGCACCGAGCGCCTCGGCATCATCGGCCAGTCCGGCTCCGGCAAGTCGGTGACCGCGCTCGCGATCATGGGGCTGCTGCCCGAGCACGCGCACGTCTCCGGGTCCATCCGGCTCGAAGGAACCGAGCTCATCGGCATGCCCGAACGCGAGCTCAGACACCTGCGCGGCAACGAGCTGTCCATGGTCTTCCAGGAGCCGATGACCGCACTGGACCCCACCATGCGGGTCGGCCGGCAGATCGGCGAGGTCGTCGCGCTGCACCACGGGGAGCACCACGGCTCGATCCGCGGCGAGGTGATCGAGTGGCTGGGCCGCGTCGGCATCCGGCAGCCCGAGCGCATCGCCGACTCCTACCCGCACGAGCTGTCCGGCGGCCAACGACAGCGGGCGCTCATCGCGATGGCGCTGGCCAACCGGCCGGGCCTCGTGATCTGCGACGAGCCCACCACCGCGCTGGACGTGCTGGTGCAGAGGCAGATCCTGGCGCTGCTGCGCGACGAGCTGGCGGACCGGGCGTCGATCTTCGTGTCCCACGACCTCGCGGTCGTGCGCGAGGTGTGTCCCCGCGTCGCCGTCATGCTCGGTGGCCGGATCGTGGAGACCGGCGACATCGAGGCGCTCATCGAGGACCCGCAGCACCCGTACACGCGGGGCCTGATCGCGTCGGCCCGCATCGACCGGGTCGCCCCGGGCGACCGGCTACCGAGCGTCGCCGACTACTACCGGCCCGAGGAGCAGGCATGA
- a CDS encoding branched-chain amino acid ABC transporter permease, whose translation MKTLKPMFWRALPFIVAYVVVLALISAGVINDYIFAIIVTICINIILASSLNLVTGFTGQFSLGHAGFMALGAYTCALITMHFDSVFGFALGILGGAVVSALVGALVGLPTLRLRGDYLAIATLGMAEIIRVILLNLGITNGAAGLSGIPQYADWNWVFGLTAVTLIVLWNYIRSSHGRRAIAVREDEIAAEAIGINTTAVKVQAFTIGAFFAGIGGGLYATYFYVIKPDQFGFLKSIDILVIVVLGGLGSLSGTVVAAIVLALVSTVLADFSDIRMIIYSLILVLIMIFRPGGLMGSKEITDTVLGKVFRRKEAKA comes from the coding sequence ATGAAAACCCTCAAGCCCATGTTCTGGCGGGCGCTGCCGTTCATCGTCGCCTACGTGGTGGTGCTGGCGCTCATCTCGGCCGGCGTGATCAACGACTACATCTTCGCGATCATCGTCACGATCTGCATCAACATCATCCTCGCCTCCAGCCTGAACCTGGTGACCGGCTTCACCGGTCAGTTCTCGCTGGGCCACGCGGGGTTCATGGCGCTCGGCGCCTACACCTGCGCGCTGATCACGATGCACTTCGACTCCGTGTTCGGCTTCGCGCTCGGCATCCTCGGCGGCGCCGTCGTCTCGGCCCTCGTGGGGGCGCTGGTCGGGCTTCCGACACTCAGGCTCCGCGGCGACTACCTGGCCATCGCGACCCTCGGCATGGCGGAGATCATCCGCGTCATCCTGCTGAACCTCGGTATCACCAACGGCGCGGCGGGCCTGTCCGGCATTCCGCAGTACGCCGACTGGAACTGGGTGTTCGGGCTGACCGCAGTGACGCTGATCGTGCTGTGGAACTACATCCGCAGCTCGCACGGTCGACGCGCGATCGCCGTGCGGGAGGACGAGATCGCGGCGGAGGCCATCGGCATCAACACCACCGCGGTCAAGGTGCAGGCCTTCACCATCGGGGCGTTCTTCGCCGGGATCGGCGGCGGGCTGTACGCCACCTACTTCTACGTCATCAAGCCCGACCAGTTCGGGTTCCTGAAGTCGATCGACATCCTCGTCATCGTGGTCCTCGGCGGCCTCGGTTCGCTGTCCGGCACCGTCGTGGCGGCGATCGTCCTGGCGCTGGTCTCGACGGTGCTGGCGGACTTCTCCGACATCCGCATGATCATCTACTCCCTGATCCTCGTGCTGATCATGATCTTCAGGCCCGGCGGCCTGATGGGCTCGAAGGAGATCACCGACACCGTGCTCGGCAAGGTGTTCCGGCGTAAGGAGGCGAAGGCATGA